A window of Excalfactoria chinensis isolate bCotChi1 chromosome Z, bCotChi1.hap2, whole genome shotgun sequence contains these coding sequences:
- the LOC140264262 gene encoding interferon type A1/A2-like yields MAVPASSQHPRGYGILLLTLLLKALATTASACSHLRPQDATFSLDSLQLLRDMNPSPPQLCPQHSAPPCSFNDTIPDTSNTRQADKTTHDILLHLFKILSGPSTPAHWIDSQRQSLLSQIHRYTQRLQQCLAISNTRSRTRWPRNLHLTIDKHFSCLQNFLSDNDYSACAWDLVLLQARNWFQHIHNLTGNTRT; encoded by the coding sequence ATGGCTGTGCCTGCAAGCTCACAGCACCCACGAGGGTACGGCATCCTGCTCCTCACGCTCCTTCTGAAAGCTCTCGCCACCACcgcctctgcctgcagccaccttCGCCCCCAGGACGCCACCTTCTCTCTCgacagcctccagctcctccgGGACATGAATCCCAGCCCAccccagctgtgcccacagcacagtgcacCGCCTTGCTCCTTCAACGACACCATCCCGGACACCAGCAACACCCGGCAAGCCGACAAAACCACCCACGACAtcctcctgcacctcttcaAAATCCTCAGCGGCCCCAGCACTCCAGCCCACTGGATCGACAGCCAACGCCAAAGCCTCCTCAGCCAGATCCATCGCTACACCCAGCGcctccagcagtgcctggcCATCAGCAACACGCGCTCCCGGACACGATGGCCTCGCAACCTTCACCTCACCATCGACAAACACTTCAGCTGCCTCCAAAACTTCCTCAGTGACAACGACTACAGCGCCTGCGCCTGGGACCTCGTCCTCCTGCAAGCTCGTAACTGGTTCCAgcacatccacaacctcacagGCAACACGCGCACTTAG
- the LOC140264260 gene encoding interferon type A1/A2-like → MAVPASSQHPRGYGILLLTLLLKALATTASACSHLRPQDATFSLDSLQLLRDMNPSPPQLCPQHSAPPCSFNDTIPDTSNTWQADKTTHDILLHLFKILSGPSTPAHWIDSQRQSLLSQIHRYTQRLQQCLAISNTRSRTRWPRNLHLTINKHFSCLQNFLSDNDYSACAWDLVLLQARNWFQHIHNLTGNTRT, encoded by the coding sequence ATGGCTGTGCCTGCAAGCTCACAGCACCCACGAGGGTACGGCATCCTGCTCCTCACGCTCCTTCTGAAAGCTCTCGCCACCACcgcctctgcctgcagccaccttCGCCCCCAGGACGCCACCTTCTCTCTCgacagcctccagctcctccgGGACATGAATCCCAGCCCAccccagctgtgcccacagcacagtgcacCGCCTTGCTCCTTCAACGACACCATCCCGGACACCAGCAACACCTGGCAAGCCGACAAAACCACCCACGACAtcctcctgcacctcttcaAAATCCTCAGCGGCCCCAGCACTCCAGCCCACTGGATCGACAGCCAACGCCAAAGCCTCCTCAGCCAGATCCATCGCTACACCCAGCGcctccagcagtgcctggcCATCAGCAACACGCGCTCCCGGACACGATGGCCTCGCAACCTTCACCTCACCATCAACAAACACTTCAGCTGCCTCCAAAACTTCCTCAGTGACAACGACTACAGCGCCTGCGCCTGGGACCTCGTCCTCCTGCAAGCTCGTAACTGGTTCCAgcacatccacaacctcacagGCAACACGCGCACTTAG